A region from the Desulfovermiculus halophilus DSM 18834 genome encodes:
- a CDS encoding glycosyltransferase family 4 protein gives MNKIYFDDRWIGDHGIGRFADALQQRLDLQALRLKGSPSSPFDPVRMLAKTWRLPSRAVAFSPGYNAPLVVVRPYVFTMHDLNHLDVPANSSVAKRLYYRIVLKRACRKASRVLTVSEFSRDRIIDWSGVSPEKVTNVSNGVDSHYRPHGDKYDTDFTYLLSVGNRKPHKNERRLVEAFARARINQEIRLLFTGEPTDELQSAIRHLNLSSRVSFAGRVAEDRMPSLYRGALGLLFPSLYEGFGLPVLEAMACGIPVLTSNVTSLPEIAGDAALLVDPLDVDAISRKIEQLVDDVLLREKLRTKGLKRANMFSWDYVASRVKEVLEEVAK, from the coding sequence ATGAATAAGATTTACTTTGACGACCGTTGGATTGGAGATCATGGAATCGGCCGCTTTGCAGATGCCCTACAACAGCGGCTTGATTTGCAAGCACTGCGGCTTAAGGGATCCCCGAGTTCTCCCTTCGATCCAGTACGGATGCTTGCCAAAACATGGCGGTTACCTTCTCGAGCAGTGGCCTTTAGCCCGGGTTACAATGCCCCCTTGGTTGTTGTGCGTCCATACGTTTTCACTATGCACGACTTGAACCATCTTGACGTACCGGCAAACAGTTCGGTAGCCAAACGCCTGTATTATAGGATAGTGCTCAAACGAGCCTGTAGAAAAGCAAGCCGCGTGTTAACGGTTTCAGAGTTCTCAAGAGACCGAATAATAGACTGGTCCGGCGTGTCACCGGAAAAAGTCACGAACGTTAGCAACGGTGTCGACTCTCACTACCGACCACATGGTGACAAATATGACACGGACTTTACATATCTGCTTTCGGTTGGCAATCGCAAGCCACACAAGAACGAGAGGCGCTTGGTGGAGGCTTTCGCACGAGCTCGAATAAATCAAGAAATAAGACTACTTTTCACGGGCGAACCTACAGATGAACTCCAATCCGCTATCCGGCACCTTAACCTATCATCGCGTGTTAGTTTCGCAGGCCGCGTGGCAGAGGACCGTATGCCATCCCTATACAGAGGGGCGCTCGGACTTCTGTTCCCGTCACTCTATGAAGGGTTCGGCTTACCGGTGCTTGAAGCCATGGCCTGTGGTATTCCAGTCCTTACGTCCAACGTAACCAGCCTCCCTGAGATAGCGGGAGACGCTGCCCTGCTAGTGGACCCGCTCGATGTTGATGCCATTAGCCGGAAAATAGAACAACTGGTTGACGATGTTTTACTGCGGGAAAAGTTACGAACAAAAGGCTTGAAGCGGGCAAACATGTTCTCTTGGGATTATGTTGCAAGCCGGGTGAAAGAGGTGCTGGAGGAAGTGGCAAAATGA
- a CDS encoding O-antigen ligase family protein, translating to MSTNKLYIILFAYICIIVIQFTNIKLGPIKIGECTIFLFILFYALREKTLYVNNDLKYTFCLITYFLVVSYIVYPFVNYYPPNNIIILKSPALIPLSRYFQLLLCLSFAYIVFKTLNHRSLPSYNLGVFNKHFFIGNAILACIFLLGYLFEGKLWSEGIFYYNNFRLKGFFNEGGPLGLFYSSIAYYALFHKKYLYTILFVIIVILAKSKAGIIALILFYLIHMFRHIKNVNSTQFSKKILKLSLIAILIFTFSVIGTYCVGKNYYKDYLNIKNEITNRTEDRNLIMGRIAMAYIAPNIITDHPFLGVGLGNYSNVRNAPKYRKFIPKVDAWDLGGLGGIFKLLVECGIIGVILFFVLCIKLFLFNKIPLTKAVPFISLFLFPFFLGLQLYFFYPWLFLGLFLHIKHNINLKPFYFFTKIE from the coding sequence ATGAGTACTAATAAATTATATATTATATTATTTGCTTATATTTGCATTATAGTAATTCAATTTACGAATATTAAGCTTGGGCCTATTAAAATAGGTGAATGTACCATATTTCTATTTATTCTATTTTATGCATTAAGAGAAAAGACTTTATATGTTAATAATGACTTGAAATATACTTTTTGTTTAATTACATATTTTTTAGTCGTTAGTTATATTGTTTATCCTTTTGTTAATTATTACCCGCCGAATAATATAATTATCTTAAAATCTCCAGCGCTTATCCCTTTATCTAGATATTTTCAACTATTGCTATGTTTATCTTTTGCTTATATAGTTTTTAAAACACTTAACCATAGATCTTTACCAAGTTATAATTTAGGGGTGTTTAATAAACATTTTTTTATCGGCAATGCTATACTTGCATGTATATTCCTGTTAGGATATTTATTTGAAGGTAAATTGTGGAGCGAAGGTATATTTTATTACAATAATTTCAGACTGAAAGGTTTTTTTAATGAAGGAGGCCCTTTAGGATTATTCTATTCTTCTATAGCCTATTATGCATTGTTTCATAAAAAATACTTATACACAATATTATTTGTTATAATTGTAATACTGGCAAAATCTAAGGCTGGAATTATAGCTTTAATTTTATTTTATCTAATACATATGTTTAGACATATTAAAAATGTTAATTCGACACAATTTTCCAAAAAAATTCTAAAGTTATCATTAATAGCTATACTTATATTTACTTTTTCTGTTATAGGAACCTATTGTGTTGGGAAAAATTATTATAAGGATTACTTAAACATAAAAAATGAAATTACTAACAGAACTGAAGATCGTAATTTGATTATGGGTAGAATAGCAATGGCTTATATAGCTCCTAATATTATAACCGATCATCCTTTTTTAGGAGTAGGTTTAGGTAATTATTCAAATGTGAGAAATGCACCTAAATATAGAAAATTTATTCCAAAAGTAGATGCATGGGATTTGGGGGGTCTAGGTGGTATTTTTAAGCTCTTAGTTGAATGCGGAATAATTGGAGTAATTTTATTTTTTGTTTTGTGTATAAAATTGTTTCTCTTTAATAAAATACCATTAACTAAAGCAGTTCCTTTTATTTCTTTGTTTTTATTTCCATTTTTTTTAGGATTACAATTGTATTTTTTTTACCCATGGCTTTTTCTTGGCTTATTCTTACACATAAAACACAATATCAACCTAAAACCTTTCTATTTTTTTACCAAGATTGAATGA
- a CDS encoding sulfotransferase family protein codes for MPIKAIVNSFYRSGSTFLWEYLKNNACRKNGLVCFYEPDNPDLGRLINQEGMTNNILHGKQLWQEYLCLPEEKRDMIFRNNPLKRNHLFILDKELKSYFDIYDSLDDYILLQTNLMSFHLKFLTNLYKTKTVHIVRNPISVKHSVKNAYFVSNNKIARILKKTILYPTLYRSMWLYKIYDYIYRSYGYPKNIENKIFKKKITKYNFTEIFAITWTISNYMAIKDTRDIGGLILNYEEFGRSQRTLSQHLGISLTKEPDFKPRPPKNNDQEFQKFMYYINKFELNEEYELIREYLENHK; via the coding sequence ATGCCGATTAAAGCAATCGTAAATTCGTTCTATAGAAGTGGTTCAACTTTTTTATGGGAGTATCTAAAAAATAATGCATGCAGAAAGAATGGTCTTGTTTGCTTCTATGAGCCTGACAACCCTGATTTAGGAAGATTAATTAATCAAGAGGGAATGACAAACAACATTTTACATGGCAAACAACTTTGGCAGGAGTATTTATGTTTACCAGAAGAAAAAAGAGACATGATTTTTAGAAATAATCCGTTAAAAAGGAATCATTTATTTATATTAGATAAAGAGCTGAAAAGTTACTTTGATATATATGATTCGCTTGATGATTATATTTTACTTCAAACTAACCTCATGAGTTTTCACTTAAAATTTTTAACCAATCTCTATAAAACTAAAACAGTACATATAGTTAGAAACCCTATAAGTGTAAAACACTCAGTCAAAAATGCTTATTTCGTTAGCAATAATAAGATTGCAAGAATTCTCAAAAAAACCATACTCTACCCGACATTATACCGAAGCATGTGGTTATATAAAATATACGATTATATATACAGGAGTTACGGTTACCCCAAAAACATAGAAAATAAAATATTTAAAAAAAAAATTACCAAGTATAACTTTACCGAAATATTCGCTATAACCTGGACTATTTCTAATTACATGGCTATAAAGGATACGCGTGACATAGGTGGACTAATATTGAACTATGAAGAGTTTGGCCGTTCCCAGCGCACATTAAGTCAACACTTGGGTATAAGCCTAACAAAAGAACCTGATTTCAAACCAAGGCCCCCAAAAAACAACGATCAAGAGTTTCAAAAATTTATGTACTATATAAATAAATTTGAACTTAATGAAGAATACGAACTAATAAGAGAATACTTAGAAAATCATAAATAA